A region from the Geobacter benzoatilyticus genome encodes:
- the gyrA gene encoding DNA gyrase subunit A: MLEHTLNKTAVNIEDEMKRSYMDYAMSVIIGRALPDVRDGLKPVHRRCLYAMYDMGNDYNKPYKKSARVVGDVIGKYHPHGDTAAYDTIVRMAQDFSLRYPLVDGQGNFGSVDGDSPAAMRYTEIRMEQLAHELLNDLEKETVDLGFNYDGSLTEPLVLPSKFPNLLVNGSSGIAVGMATNIPPHNLTEVINGIIATIENPAISFEELLALIPGPDFPTGGFIYGREGILQGYRTGRGIVQMRARASVETHKKTERQSIVVTEIPYQVNKANLITKIAELVREKKLEGISDIRDESDRDGMRIVIDLKRDENPQVILNHLYKQTQMQTSFGINMLAIVAGRPKVLTLRDAIGHFIDHRREIVTRRTIFDLKKAEARAHILEGLKIALDWLDAVIELIRASKNPDEAKNGLMAGNFSDPNFLQKLGIEGASFTASVHLSDKQAQAILEMRLQRLTGLEREKILNEYADILKYIARLKEILASEAEILAIIVGELREIKERFGDERRTEIVDRSAEISLEDTIVEEDVVVTVSHSGYIKRTAVSQYRSQRRGGKGKTGMKTKEEDFVEHLFVASSKDFMMFFTDSGRVYWLKVYEIPEGGRATRGKAIVNLLNLQAGEQITAILSVKEFDDERNILMATRLGVVKKSPLREYANIRSGGIIAVNLDDGDKLIAVALTDGRQDVLLASRNGKSIRFHEEDARPMGRVSRGVRGMTLEDDDVVIGMEVINPSATGSTIFTVTENGFGKRTELDEYRVQSRGGKGIITIKTTERNGCVVDIMQVTDENDLMLITDQGKILRIPVAPFSVIGRNTQGVRLMTAEQNERIVAVARLAEKDEGDEGSDDELPEVEVVEE, from the coding sequence ATGCTTGAACATACCCTGAACAAGACAGCCGTCAACATCGAAGACGAGATGAAGCGCTCGTACATGGACTACGCCATGAGCGTCATCATCGGCCGGGCCCTCCCCGACGTGCGGGACGGCCTGAAGCCGGTGCACCGGCGCTGCCTCTATGCCATGTACGACATGGGGAACGACTACAACAAGCCCTACAAGAAATCGGCCAGGGTGGTCGGGGACGTGATCGGTAAGTACCACCCCCACGGCGACACGGCGGCCTATGACACCATCGTCCGGATGGCCCAGGACTTCTCGCTCCGCTACCCCCTGGTGGACGGCCAGGGGAACTTCGGCTCCGTGGACGGCGATTCTCCGGCGGCCATGCGGTACACCGAGATCCGGATGGAACAGCTGGCCCACGAACTCCTGAACGACCTGGAGAAGGAGACCGTGGATCTGGGATTCAACTACGACGGCTCCCTCACGGAGCCCCTGGTGCTCCCCTCCAAGTTCCCCAACCTGCTGGTGAACGGCTCCTCCGGCATCGCCGTCGGCATGGCCACCAACATTCCCCCCCATAACCTCACCGAGGTGATCAACGGGATCATCGCCACCATCGAGAACCCTGCCATCAGCTTCGAGGAGCTCCTGGCCCTTATCCCCGGCCCCGACTTCCCCACGGGGGGATTCATCTACGGCCGTGAGGGAATCCTCCAGGGGTACCGGACCGGCCGGGGCATCGTCCAGATGCGGGCCCGGGCCAGCGTCGAGACCCACAAGAAGACCGAGCGCCAGTCCATCGTCGTCACCGAGATTCCCTATCAGGTGAACAAGGCGAACCTTATCACCAAGATTGCCGAACTGGTGCGGGAGAAGAAGCTGGAGGGGATCAGCGACATCCGCGACGAGTCCGACCGGGACGGGATGCGGATCGTAATCGACCTGAAGCGTGACGAGAATCCCCAGGTGATCCTGAACCACCTCTACAAGCAGACCCAGATGCAGACCTCCTTCGGCATCAACATGCTCGCCATCGTGGCGGGACGGCCGAAGGTCCTGACCCTGCGGGACGCCATCGGCCACTTCATCGACCACCGCCGCGAGATAGTCACCCGGCGCACCATCTTCGATCTGAAAAAGGCCGAGGCCAGGGCCCACATTCTGGAAGGTCTCAAGATCGCCCTGGACTGGCTCGATGCGGTCATCGAGCTGATCCGCGCTTCCAAGAATCCCGACGAGGCGAAAAACGGCCTCATGGCCGGCAACTTCTCCGACCCCAACTTCCTGCAGAAGCTCGGAATCGAAGGGGCGTCCTTCACTGCCAGCGTCCATCTCTCGGACAAGCAGGCCCAGGCGATCCTCGAGATGCGTCTCCAGCGCCTGACCGGTCTCGAGCGGGAGAAAATTCTCAACGAGTATGCCGACATCCTCAAGTACATCGCCCGGCTGAAGGAAATCCTCGCCTCCGAGGCGGAGATTCTTGCCATTATCGTGGGCGAACTGCGGGAGATCAAAGAACGGTTCGGCGACGAGCGCCGCACCGAGATCGTGGACCGGAGCGCCGAGATATCCCTCGAGGATACCATCGTCGAAGAGGACGTGGTGGTCACCGTCTCCCACTCCGGCTACATCAAGCGGACCGCCGTCTCCCAGTACCGCTCCCAGCGCCGGGGGGGCAAGGGTAAGACCGGCATGAAGACCAAGGAAGAGGATTTCGTCGAGCACCTCTTCGTCGCTTCCAGCAAGGACTTCATGATGTTCTTCACCGATTCGGGCCGCGTCTACTGGCTCAAGGTCTACGAGATCCCCGAAGGGGGCCGGGCGACCCGCGGCAAGGCCATCGTCAACCTCCTGAACCTCCAGGCCGGCGAGCAGATCACCGCCATCCTTTCGGTGAAGGAATTCGACGACGAGCGGAACATCCTCATGGCGACCAGGCTCGGCGTCGTGAAGAAGAGCCCCCTCAGGGAGTACGCCAACATCCGGAGCGGCGGTATCATCGCCGTGAATCTGGACGACGGCGACAAGCTCATCGCCGTGGCCCTCACCGATGGTCGCCAGGATGTCCTCCTGGCCTCCCGGAACGGCAAGTCGATCCGCTTCCACGAAGAGGATGCCCGCCCCATGGGACGGGTCTCCCGCGGGGTGCGGGGGATGACCCTGGAGGATGACGACGTGGTAATCGGCATGGAGGTCATCAACCCCAGCGCCACCGGCTCCACCATCTTCACCGTAACCGAGAACGGCTTCGGCAAGCGGACCGAACTGGACGAGTACCGGGTCCAGAGCCGCGGCGGCAAGGGAATCATCACCATCAAGACCACGGAGCGCAACGGCTGCGTGGTGGACATCATGCAGGTGACCGACGAGAACGATCTCATGCTCATCACCGACCAGGGAAAAATCCTCCGGATACCGGTGGCCCCCTTCTCGGTCATCGGCCGCAACACCCAGGGGGTGAGGCTTATGACCGCCGAGCAGAACGAGCGGATCGTGGCCGTGGCAAGACTTGCCGAAAAGGATGAAGGGGACGAAGGTAGTGATGACGAACTCCCCGAAGTGGAGGTTGTCGAGGAGTAG
- a CDS encoding HEAT repeat domain-containing protein, with amino-acid sequence MKSNRSIDTSLRERHTILNFLEQLTKENVSADELTEIGTTLRAAGRRALSPLFRRLWREKDGAVISRYTFLLSFFEDDGWLEQLIQLALTRKDLEEPGRLALIHALAGYGVDVSVPPFTQAIGSGGSLRTTLPRLLDRGEDGLIVFMEEFAAYSLEAQKTIVRELSFVDDPRVVDLFGVLLAFDEPDTHREVVETLGRVRFPGAARLLRHYLYEASGNDRLLAERSLRRLGFLGLDTGDEGAERQFPFHSSWASPPDVSGLSCLLVARWSEEEKLDILFMELHETDGLRDAWGWSGLTPEEYGDILRENAVEETLVAVDYGYVAELVGDSLERSHATGFYLPPEFYVRQRIFAGIDLTPRSYIPHFEGIDLDTADDPSLVAGSAALLDDGYFDGWFFFDSRTRLLAEELEQLGDDPFAREDEPAADRFLERWCRREVVPRLERIVRRLLLTADLMVRSGREKRLVAQTLAVAVSLSRGTVAPHRHPFLRRWLLELIGMVRDARAEGYQFPPTPWDDEDGEWD; translated from the coding sequence ATGAAAAGTAATCGAAGTATCGACACGAGCCTCAGGGAGCGCCACACCATCCTGAACTTCCTGGAGCAGCTGACTAAGGAGAACGTCAGCGCCGATGAGCTGACCGAGATAGGCACCACCCTTCGCGCAGCGGGGCGGCGAGCCCTGTCTCCCCTCTTCCGCCGCCTCTGGCGGGAAAAAGACGGTGCGGTCATCTCCAGGTATACCTTTCTCCTCAGTTTTTTCGAGGATGACGGATGGCTGGAACAGCTCATCCAGCTCGCCCTGACCCGCAAGGATCTGGAAGAGCCGGGGCGGCTGGCCCTCATCCATGCCCTGGCCGGGTATGGCGTGGATGTTTCGGTTCCCCCCTTCACTCAAGCCATAGGGAGTGGCGGATCGCTGCGAACGACGCTTCCCCGCCTTCTTGACCGGGGCGAGGATGGGCTGATAGTCTTCATGGAGGAGTTTGCCGCCTACTCCCTGGAGGCCCAGAAAACCATCGTTCGCGAGTTGAGTTTTGTGGATGATCCCCGTGTGGTGGATCTCTTCGGCGTTCTCCTGGCGTTCGATGAGCCCGATACCCACCGGGAGGTCGTGGAGACCCTCGGCAGGGTGAGGTTTCCCGGTGCCGCGCGACTGCTCCGGCATTACCTGTATGAAGCGTCCGGCAACGACCGGCTTCTGGCCGAGCGGAGTTTGCGACGCTTGGGGTTCCTGGGGCTCGACACAGGTGACGAAGGGGCGGAGCGGCAGTTTCCGTTCCATTCATCCTGGGCAAGCCCCCCCGATGTTTCCGGTCTCAGCTGCCTCCTGGTGGCGCGCTGGTCGGAGGAGGAAAAGCTTGATATCCTTTTCATGGAGCTCCACGAAACCGATGGCTTGCGGGATGCCTGGGGATGGAGCGGCCTGACGCCGGAAGAATACGGTGATATTCTTCGGGAAAACGCCGTGGAAGAGACCCTGGTGGCGGTGGATTACGGATACGTTGCCGAACTGGTGGGGGACAGCCTTGAGCGGAGTCACGCAACGGGCTTTTATCTCCCTCCGGAGTTCTATGTGCGGCAACGGATATTTGCCGGAATTGACCTGACCCCCCGTTCCTACATCCCGCATTTCGAGGGGATTGATCTGGATACGGCGGATGACCCGTCCCTTGTCGCCGGGAGTGCCGCACTTCTGGATGACGGGTATTTCGACGGGTGGTTCTTTTTCGACAGCCGGACCAGGCTGCTGGCCGAGGAGCTGGAGCAACTGGGGGACGACCCCTTTGCCAGGGAGGACGAACCGGCAGCTGACCGCTTCCTTGAGCGCTGGTGCCGCCGGGAAGTGGTGCCACGGCTGGAGCGCATTGTCCGGCGGCTACTTCTCACGGCCGACCTCATGGTCCGCTCCGGCAGGGAGAAGCGGCTTGTGGCACAGACCCTGGCCGTTGCCGTGAGCCTTTCCCGGGGAACCGTAGCTCCCCATCGTCACCCGTTCCTGCGCCGTTGGCTTCTGGAGCTGATCGGCATGGTGCGGGATGCCCGGGCCGAAGGTTACCAGTTTCCACCCACCCCCTGGGATGACGAGGATGGGGAATGGGACTGA
- a CDS encoding NAD(P)H-dependent glycerol-3-phosphate dehydrogenase, translating into MGEKIGVIGAGSWGTTLANLLAKKGLDVTLWAYEPELVAEMRATRVNTLFLPGVELSPNLAFTNSLAEAAEGKDALVLVSPSQVMRSVLAQLVPLLRPGVTLVNASKGIELDTLMTMDQVCAAVLPPGIAARFCVLSGPSFAREVAQEMPTAVVAASADPEAASLVQRLFTTPYFRVYTNSDVVGVEIGGALKNVIALAAGISDGLGLGHNTRAALITRGLAEMNRLGRAMGADPASFAGLAGMGDLVLTCTGDLSRNRTVGMKLGQGMLLAEILGEMRMVAEGVKTAESAWRLAGRMGVDMPITEKVYQVLYEDKPARQAVLELMTRDPKAEQG; encoded by the coding sequence ATGGGTGAAAAAATCGGTGTCATCGGCGCGGGGAGCTGGGGAACGACCCTGGCGAATCTTCTGGCGAAAAAGGGTCTGGACGTAACTCTCTGGGCCTATGAGCCTGAGCTGGTTGCCGAGATGCGCGCCACGCGGGTCAACACCCTGTTCCTCCCCGGCGTGGAGCTCTCCCCCAACCTCGCCTTCACCAACTCCCTGGCAGAGGCGGCAGAGGGGAAGGATGCGCTGGTCCTGGTCTCCCCATCCCAGGTCATGCGCAGCGTTCTCGCCCAGCTTGTTCCCCTTCTCCGGCCGGGGGTAACCCTGGTGAACGCCTCAAAGGGGATCGAGCTCGACACGCTCATGACCATGGACCAGGTTTGCGCTGCTGTCCTCCCCCCCGGGATTGCCGCCCGCTTCTGCGTTCTCTCCGGTCCCAGCTTCGCCCGCGAGGTGGCCCAGGAGATGCCGACAGCGGTGGTGGCGGCCTCCGCCGATCCGGAAGCGGCGTCCCTGGTGCAGCGGCTCTTCACCACCCCCTATTTCCGGGTCTACACCAACAGCGATGTGGTGGGAGTCGAAATCGGCGGCGCCCTCAAGAACGTTATCGCCCTGGCTGCGGGGATCTCCGACGGCCTGGGGCTCGGCCACAACACCCGGGCAGCCCTCATCACCCGCGGGCTTGCCGAAATGAACCGCCTCGGCCGCGCCATGGGAGCCGACCCGGCCAGCTTTGCCGGGCTTGCGGGGATGGGAGACCTGGTCCTCACCTGCACCGGCGACCTTTCCCGCAACCGGACCGTCGGGATGAAGCTGGGCCAGGGGATGCTCCTTGCGGAAATCCTCGGCGAGATGCGGATGGTGGCCGAGGGAGTGAAAACCGCAGAGTCGGCCTGGCGCCTTGCCGGCCGCATGGGGGTCGATATGCCCATAACCGAGAAGGTCTACCAGGTGCTCTACGAGGACAAGCCTGCCCGGCAGGCCGTGCTGGAGCTCATGACCCGGGACCCGAAGGCGGAGCAGGGGTAG
- a CDS encoding ATP-binding protein: MKLRLAIRNKLFLAILLILFVSYAILIQTTVTSINASLEDHLARELSATLHYAKDQYSARAEQMKAALMLPASAQPVKDRMAGRDRAWLRDAARRWRQNLPLAELLLFVDSSRKVMASWSESEPQDTGELASIVKRSLREKQPVIATELVSAGFLCSSGIREFCSDQASAGDDGMVMITVVVPVFAAGGEPLGAIIAGDVIERDVKLSGHVQDIFGKQVKVAVSRGNMIAPASVNPSFPYPAAIAPKILAKLERGMSFGGEASIGGEVYKTAFDPLTNSRGDYVGSLYVALSRDDFKGMLQSSLRNILASAAIGIVLTFFIAYFVARRLTMPVKALADGVRMIEGGDLGQRVDVSASDELGELGDAFNRMALSLEERDRTIRATAHEQETLNRRLQEMNELLEKRVSERTAALQVEMGRLEAIITGMVEGIAVTDRDGKIILFNPAAQRIFEMVPHRVLGQRLEQLCSTGEFCPLVEYFRTMRENNDLTARRDVPLAVKGKKLQINLSPLVDLGGTLAGVVMSVRDVTAEEKVDQMKTEFISAVSHELKTPLTSIKGSLQFIHDRGNGVDEVEGELLGVCLRNTDRLISLVNDILDIARIESGRLEFSLVPQNVPALVANSIKELAAFSQENGVIVENRCDDGLPPIYGDRERLVQVLVNLISNGINFSPPGEQVVVTAKRTANYVAISVADRGREIQWSDRDKLFKKFQQMNDPESRLRGGTGLGLAICKEIVERHHGRIFYSEGNEGGNVFTFTVPVYEEQS; encoded by the coding sequence ATGAAACTGCGCCTTGCCATCAGAAACAAGCTTTTTCTGGCGATTTTGCTCATTCTCTTTGTATCCTACGCCATCCTCATCCAGACGACCGTCACCAGCATTAACGCTTCCCTTGAAGACCACCTGGCCAGGGAGCTCTCGGCGACTCTGCACTACGCCAAGGACCAGTATTCCGCCCGTGCTGAACAGATGAAGGCCGCCCTTATGCTCCCCGCTTCGGCGCAGCCGGTTAAAGACCGGATGGCCGGGAGGGACAGGGCTTGGCTCCGGGATGCCGCCCGGAGATGGCGGCAAAACCTTCCCCTTGCCGAACTTTTACTTTTCGTTGACTCTAGCCGCAAGGTCATGGCCAGCTGGAGCGAGTCTGAGCCGCAGGATACCGGTGAACTTGCTTCAATCGTGAAACGGTCCCTGCGGGAAAAACAACCGGTCATTGCCACCGAACTGGTGAGCGCCGGGTTTCTCTGCAGTTCCGGAATTCGGGAATTCTGTTCCGATCAAGCTTCTGCCGGCGATGACGGCATGGTCATGATCACGGTTGTCGTCCCGGTGTTTGCCGCCGGCGGGGAGCCCCTGGGCGCCATCATTGCCGGAGACGTCATCGAGCGGGATGTCAAGCTGTCGGGCCACGTGCAGGATATCTTCGGCAAACAGGTGAAGGTGGCCGTAAGCCGGGGAAACATGATTGCACCGGCAAGCGTCAATCCTTCCTTCCCCTACCCTGCCGCCATCGCCCCTAAAATCCTTGCCAAACTGGAGCGGGGAATGTCGTTCGGCGGCGAAGCCTCCATCGGCGGCGAAGTTTACAAGACGGCCTTCGATCCCCTCACCAACAGCCGCGGTGATTATGTGGGTTCCCTTTATGTCGCCCTCTCCCGCGACGACTTCAAGGGGATGCTCCAGAGCAGTTTGCGGAACATTCTCGCTTCAGCTGCCATCGGCATAGTCCTCACTTTCTTCATTGCCTACTTCGTAGCCCGCAGATTGACCATGCCCGTCAAGGCCCTTGCGGACGGCGTGCGGATGATTGAAGGCGGAGATCTGGGGCAGCGGGTGGATGTGAGCGCTTCAGACGAGTTGGGGGAGCTTGGGGATGCTTTCAACCGCATGGCCCTTAGCCTTGAGGAGCGGGACCGTACTATCCGCGCCACGGCCCATGAACAGGAGACGCTCAACCGCAGGCTCCAGGAGATGAACGAGCTTCTGGAGAAGCGGGTGAGCGAGCGGACCGCTGCCCTTCAGGTGGAGATGGGGCGCCTGGAGGCGATCATTACCGGCATGGTCGAAGGTATCGCGGTCACCGACAGGGATGGAAAGATAATCCTGTTCAATCCCGCGGCCCAGCGGATATTCGAGATGGTTCCCCACCGGGTGCTGGGACAACGGCTCGAACAGCTCTGCTCGACCGGGGAATTCTGTCCCCTTGTGGAATATTTCCGCACCATGAGGGAAAACAACGATTTGACAGCCCGCCGGGATGTGCCCCTGGCCGTGAAGGGGAAGAAGCTGCAAATCAATCTTTCCCCCCTCGTCGACCTGGGAGGTACCCTGGCCGGTGTCGTCATGTCGGTGCGGGATGTGACTGCCGAGGAAAAGGTGGACCAGATGAAGACCGAGTTCATCTCCGCCGTTTCCCATGAGCTCAAGACTCCACTTACGTCCATCAAGGGCTCGCTCCAGTTCATCCATGACCGGGGAAACGGGGTCGACGAAGTTGAGGGAGAGCTTCTCGGCGTCTGCCTCCGCAACACCGACCGGCTGATCAGCCTGGTGAACGATATTCTGGATATAGCCCGCATCGAATCGGGACGTTTGGAATTTTCCCTGGTGCCCCAGAATGTGCCGGCTCTGGTTGCTAATTCCATCAAGGAACTGGCGGCATTTTCCCAAGAGAACGGGGTTATCGTCGAAAACCGCTGCGACGATGGCCTTCCTCCCATTTACGGCGACCGGGAGCGGCTGGTGCAGGTACTGGTCAACCTGATTTCCAATGGAATTAATTTTTCTCCCCCCGGGGAACAGGTGGTGGTAACGGCGAAGCGGACGGCAAACTACGTGGCGATTTCCGTGGCAGACCGGGGTAGGGAGATTCAGTGGTCGGACCGGGACAAGCTGTTCAAGAAATTCCAGCAGATGAACGACCCTGAAAGCCGTCTGCGCGGCGGGACAGGGTTGGGACTGGCCATTTGCAAGGAGATTGTTGAGCGGCACCATGGTAGAATCTTTTACAGCGAGGGGAACGAAGGCGGGAACGTCTTTACCTTCACGGTCCCCGTCTACGAGGAACAATCATGA
- a CDS encoding response regulator, translating into MNDARILIVDDEADIALILKLQLEDAGYRTTRARDGLEALEVLGRESFDLVLLDIRMPRLDGIEVLERIRSDWPEMVVVMMTAHGSEDIAVEAMKKGAVDYISKPFSSDDMKKRVERAIQYNRTRLENERLQREVEEERRKMEAILHGMAEALIAVDRQGLVMSINRTAAGLFRIDPAEVNSRPVEELLATALPSGGLPCRKVLATGEPCLDVAYELVLPGRVVPVLSSASPLVNASGEMIGSVEIIRDISALKALEQEREDFVSMLSHDLKTPITAIVGSIDLVKDGLLGAVGTEQKSYLEAAVESCAEMVDMIDTLLDVHRFEAGRMVTTRVEVEVGPLLHRIVSRFEPVARNNGLDLVLNLPEHPVTFAVDSKQFGRLVGNLLSNALKFTDEGSIRVRAERLENAGAVAERIPAAAYPPESIPRHGGHILVTVSDTGAGIPSDSLVTIFDRFVQARNRKMGKSSGTGLGLAFCRKVMDAHHGFIWAESEQEKGSTFSMLFPLEAD; encoded by the coding sequence ATGAACGACGCCAGGATTCTCATTGTCGATGACGAAGCGGATATCGCCCTCATACTGAAGCTTCAGCTTGAGGACGCCGGGTACCGCACGACCCGCGCCCGGGATGGCCTGGAGGCCCTGGAAGTGCTGGGCCGTGAAAGCTTCGATCTGGTTCTCCTGGATATCCGGATGCCGCGACTGGATGGCATAGAGGTACTGGAGCGCATCAGGAGCGATTGGCCTGAGATGGTGGTGGTGATGATGACCGCCCACGGCAGCGAGGACATCGCTGTTGAGGCCATGAAGAAGGGGGCGGTGGACTACATCTCCAAGCCGTTCTCCTCCGACGACATGAAGAAACGGGTGGAGCGGGCGATCCAGTACAACCGGACGCGGCTCGAGAACGAGCGCCTGCAGCGGGAGGTGGAGGAGGAGCGCCGCAAAATGGAGGCGATTCTCCACGGCATGGCCGAAGCCCTCATTGCCGTGGACCGGCAGGGGCTCGTCATGAGCATCAATCGCACTGCCGCAGGACTTTTCAGGATCGATCCGGCAGAGGTCAACTCCCGCCCCGTGGAAGAGCTCCTTGCCACCGCCCTCCCTTCCGGCGGGCTCCCCTGCCGCAAGGTGCTGGCCACCGGTGAGCCCTGCCTGGACGTGGCCTACGAACTGGTCTTGCCGGGGCGCGTCGTGCCGGTGCTCTCCAGTGCTTCCCCCCTGGTGAACGCCTCCGGAGAAATGATCGGCAGCGTGGAAATCATCCGCGACATTTCCGCCCTCAAGGCACTGGAGCAGGAGCGGGAGGATTTCGTCAGCATGCTTTCCCACGACCTGAAGACCCCCATCACGGCCATTGTCGGCTCCATCGACCTGGTGAAGGATGGGCTGCTCGGCGCGGTGGGCACGGAGCAGAAGTCGTACCTGGAAGCTGCCGTGGAGAGTTGCGCGGAGATGGTGGATATGATCGACACCCTCCTTGATGTACACCGCTTCGAAGCGGGGCGGATGGTGACCACCAGGGTGGAGGTGGAAGTCGGGCCGCTCCTGCATCGCATCGTCAGCCGGTTCGAGCCGGTGGCCCGCAATAACGGACTTGATCTTGTCCTTAACCTCCCGGAGCATCCCGTTACCTTTGCGGTGGATTCGAAGCAGTTCGGGCGTCTCGTGGGGAATCTCCTGTCCAATGCCCTGAAATTCACCGATGAGGGGAGCATCCGGGTGCGGGCGGAGCGACTGGAAAACGCCGGTGCCGTTGCCGAGCGCATTCCCGCCGCGGCCTATCCGCCGGAGAGCATTCCCCGGCATGGGGGCCATATCCTGGTTACGGTGAGCGACACGGGTGCGGGGATACCATCCGATTCCCTCGTCACCATCTTCGACCGCTTCGTCCAGGCCCGCAACCGGAAAATGGGCAAGTCGAGCGGCACCGGTCTTGGCCTCGCATTCTGCCGCAAGGTCATGGATGCCCACCATGGCTTCATCTGGGCGGAGAGCGAACAGGAAAAAGGCAGCACCTTCTCCATGCTCTTCCCGCTGGAGGCAGACTGA
- a CDS encoding sensor histidine kinase, translated as MKQPYHGAPYRIAAYYALFAGLWILLSDWFLGLFVRDHDLMIRLATVKGWLFVAVTALLLYVVISRFVEEVMRREELLQARNEELSMVEEELRQQLDESERSQHELRESEENYRILFSSNPHPMWIYDLETLSILEVNDAAVAHYGYSRDEFLSMTIKDIRPREDVDKLTENVAQVTSGIDRAGVWRHRKKDGSIIHVEITSHTINFAGRRAEVVLSSDVTDRIRAEEEILRFNADLERRVEERTAELERANREMESFSYSVSHDLRAPLRHIDGFSRMLLEDYAGQLDSQGKSYLNRICAGANRMGQLIDDLLQLASVSRNELHRRPVSLSNIARAIVTELMQTAPEREVACAIAPGVRAVGDPALLQVVLQNLLGNAWKYTGKEPSPVIEFGVAEGENAPVFFVRDNGVGFDMAHVGKLFHPFQRLHGVDEFEGTGIGLATVRRVVERHGGRVWAESRTGEGATFYFTLGELHSPANDDKG; from the coding sequence ATGAAGCAGCCATACCACGGCGCACCTTATAGAATTGCAGCGTATTACGCTCTTTTTGCCGGGCTTTGGATACTCTTGTCCGATTGGTTCCTGGGCCTGTTCGTGCGTGACCACGATCTCATGATCAGGTTGGCGACGGTGAAGGGGTGGCTGTTCGTTGCAGTTACCGCTCTTCTCCTCTATGTGGTGATTAGCCGTTTCGTCGAGGAAGTAATGCGTCGGGAAGAGCTCTTGCAGGCACGAAACGAGGAGCTCTCCATGGTGGAGGAGGAACTCCGCCAGCAATTGGACGAGTCCGAGCGCAGCCAGCATGAACTCCGGGAGAGTGAGGAAAACTACCGGATACTTTTTTCCAGCAATCCGCACCCCATGTGGATTTACGACCTGGAAACCCTGTCGATCCTCGAAGTGAACGACGCCGCGGTGGCACACTACGGCTACAGCCGCGATGAGTTCCTGTCCATGACGATCAAGGATATCCGCCCCAGGGAGGACGTTGACAAGCTTACGGAGAATGTGGCGCAGGTCACCTCGGGCATCGACCGTGCCGGTGTCTGGCGTCACCGGAAGAAGGACGGTTCCATCATCCATGTGGAAATAACTTCCCACACCATCAACTTTGCCGGAAGACGCGCCGAGGTGGTTCTTTCCAGCGACGTTACCGACAGGATTCGGGCCGAGGAGGAGATACTGCGCTTCAACGCCGATCTGGAGAGGCGGGTGGAGGAGCGGACCGCCGAACTGGAGCGGGCCAACCGGGAGATGGAGTCCTTCAGCTATTCGGTTTCCCATGATTTGAGGGCGCCGCTTCGCCACATCGACGGCTTCAGCCGGATGCTTCTGGAGGATTACGCCGGACAGCTCGATTCCCAGGGGAAGAGTTACCTCAACAGAATCTGCGCGGGAGCCAACCGGATGGGACAGCTCATCGACGATCTTCTCCAACTGGCTTCCGTCAGCCGCAACGAACTCCATCGGCGTCCCGTGAGTCTCAGCAACATCGCCCGCGCTATTGTAACCGAACTTATGCAGACCGCACCCGAGCGCGAAGTGGCCTGTGCCATTGCCCCGGGAGTCCGGGCCGTGGGAGACCCCGCCCTTCTGCAGGTCGTCCTCCAGAACCTGCTGGGGAATGCCTGGAAGTACACTGGGAAGGAACCTAGTCCGGTTATAGAGTTCGGGGTTGCCGAAGGGGAGAATGCGCCGGTATTCTTCGTGCGCGACAACGGGGTAGGGTTCGACATGGCCCATGTGGGCAAGCTGTTCCATCCCTTCCAGCGGCTCCATGGTGTGGACGAATTCGAGGGTACCGGCATCGGCCTGGCAACGGTGCGCCGGGTGGTTGAGAGGCACGGCGGACGGGTCTGGGCCGAAAGCCGCACCGGAGAGGGAGCTACATTTTATTTTACCCTGGGAGAATTACACTCTCCTGCGAACGATGACAAGGGATAG